In Arachis hypogaea cultivar Tifrunner chromosome 2, arahy.Tifrunner.gnm2.J5K5, whole genome shotgun sequence, a genomic segment contains:
- the LOC112726225 gene encoding uncharacterized protein, whose product MDLYDRTSDPSHHLSNFKSRMYLADASDTTRCKAFPNTLTKVAMKWFDNLPPRSITSFDDLARKFLTRFSIQKDKTKHAPSLLGVKQEVGETLRDYMERFNKACLEIQNLPTKAMIMGIVNGLKEGPFSQSISKRYPTSLNKVQGKKFLTQETFSTDKPALLPSNKGKGAQKERRTEHRKYHNYTLLRVFLVNVYREICHMEMLPPPRLIKHKKAESQKEYCEYHKFYEHSANECYDLKNIIGKLAREG is encoded by the coding sequence ATGGATCTCTATGACAGAACGTCTGACCCAagccaccacctcagcaactttaaAAGTAGAATGTACTTGGCCGATGCTTCCGACACCACCCGTTGTAAAGCCTTCCCGAATACTCTAACAAAGGTagccatgaagtggtttgatAACTTACCACCCCGATCAATAACCAGTTTCGACGACCTTGCTAGAAAGTTTTTAACCAGATTTTCTATCCAAAAGGATAAAACCAAGCACGCCCCAAGCTTGTTGGGAGTTAAGCAAGAAGTCGGCGAGACTCTTCGtgactatatggaaaggttcaacaaggccTGCTTGGAAATTCAAAATCTGCCCACTAAAGCCATGATCATGGGCATAGTCAATGGTCTTAAAGAGGGACCATTCTCCCAGTCAATATCCAAACGATACCCAACTTCTTTGAACAAAGTTCAAGGAAAAAAATTCCTGACTCAGGAAACCTTTTCCACAGACAAACCTGCCCTACTACCCTCGAACAAAGGAAAAGGAGCCCAAAAAGAGAGAAGAACAGAACATagaaaatatcataactacactcTTTTAAGGGTTTTCCTGGTGAATGTGTACAGAGAAATATGCCATATGGAGATGCTCCCACCTCCTCGTCTGATTAAACACAAGAAAGCTGAAAGTCAGAAAGAATATTGTGAGTATCATAAGTTCTACGAGCATTCCGCCAATGAATGTTATGACTTAAAGAATATCATAGGAAAGTTGGCCAGAGAAGGCTGA